In one window of Brachyhypopomus gauderio isolate BG-103 chromosome 16, BGAUD_0.2, whole genome shotgun sequence DNA:
- the LOC143478287 gene encoding centrosomal protein of 164 kDa-like, whose translation MRGREKGRSWKKREGRRREREESRRMMEEREKLLSNTVLLQGRCDELHRRLSEADQREHGDDNLERKKQEESKEKSREKEGPLGVEDLEPPLSPVPTSHNNHSSIDDLREYILCEGVSLQRARQFLEKETSCLRARQAALRTAHPSPQRSAAGGSAQPLCQLEKLREMVQKDHTLLRKKKERLSQLETSLAEELSCDEGERLVGDRRVSFDVRDSETSRDEYGQEETTHAVPVKVQQLAESLQQISGQLNTVLGALGSLTGRTVQPLPQPPPSSSFPPAPSWAWTPSPASSSLANQNSFLHCSVPKTHGSDLHLNSHWSKLFPGVSMDTSARYPMRATRAYCGYTPASHSSELDGQRLQ comes from the exons atgagaggaagagagaaagggaggagctggaaaaagagagagggaaggaggagggagagggaggagagcagaaggatgatggaggagagagagaagctactgagcaatacagtgcttctacagggaagatgtgatgaactccacagaaggctcag cgaggCGGATCAGAGAGAGCATGGAGACGATAAcctggagagaaagaaacaggaggagagcaaggagaagagcagagagaaggagggccCCCTCGGAGTGGAGGACCtggaacctcctctctcccctgtgcccacctcccacaacaaccacagcagcatagacga cttgcgGGAGTATATCTTGTGTGAAGGTGTCTCTTTGCAGAGAGCAAGACAGTTCTTAGAGAAAGAGACCAGCTGTCTGAGAGCGAGACAGGCAGCACTAAGGACGGCCCACCCCAGCCCGCAGAGGTCCGCTGCAGGAGGTTCTGCTCAGCCTCTCTGCCAG ctggagaagctgagggagatggtccagaaggaccacacgctcctgagaaagaagaaggagagactcagccagctggagacgtcactggcagaggag ctgtcatgtgatgaaggcgagcggctggtgggagatcggagagtctcatttgatgtcagagactcagagacgagcagagacgagtatggccaagaggagacga cacatgcagtgccagtgaaagtgcagcagttagcagagtccctgcagcagatctctggccagctgaacacggtgctgggtgcactgggatctctcactgggaggaccgtccagcccctccctcagccacctccgtcctcctccttccctcctgccccatcctgggcatggacaccaagtcccgcctcctcttcattggccaatcagaacagtttcttacactgttctgtcccaaaaacacacgggtctgaccttcatttgaactcccactggagcaaactcttccctg GAGTTTCCATGGATACCAGTGCCCGCTATCCCATGAGGGCTACCAGAGCATATTGTGGATACACTCCAGCaag tcactcCTCTGAGCTAGATGGACAGAGGCTGCAGTGA
- the clrn1 gene encoding clarin-1, with protein MPNRQKKIIFSAGGVLSFACVLMVVAAMGTRFWVQATVLCKTGAQLVNATGPELDKFIGSLNYGLFQGQRLKQCGLGGRPFFFSFFPELMGVVPVGLHGSVLFLCAILLLFSSVCSASFMYNAFGSPYETLHGPPGLYLWNMISSLCSCLILILYTSEVKLHRLSESIANYKESDFVYTTHTEKFQYSFWLIFLVLLMHCLNILLIRLVGVQFPFWETKVSNANAGAADLMY; from the exons ATGCCTAATCGTCAAAAGAAAATCATCTTTTCTGCTGGCGGCGTGTTGAGTTTCGCTTGCGTGTTGATGGTCGTGGCGGCGATGGGGACGCGGTTCTGGGTTCAAGCGACGGTTCTGTGTAAAACAGGTGCGCAGCTGGTCAACGCAACAGGACCTGAGCTGGATAAATTCATTGGGAGTTTAAACTACGGTCTCTTCCAAGGACAAAGACTGAAACAATGTGGACTGGGGGGAAGACCATTTTTCTTCTCTT TTTTTCCTGAGCTGATGGGTGTGGTCCCCGTTGGCCTCCATGGAAGCGTGCTCTTCCTCTGTGCCATTCTCCTTCTGTTCTCATCTGTGTGCTCAGCCTCCTTCATGTACAACGCCTTTGGAAGTCCATATGAGACCTTGCATGGACCCCCAGGCCTATACCTGTGGAACATGATTAGCA GTCTGTGCAGCTGTCTCATCCTAATACTCTATACATCTGAGGTCAAACTGCATCGTTTGTCAGAGAGCATCGCTAACTACAAAGAGAGTGACTTTGTCTACACGACACACACTGAGAAGTTTCAATACTCCTTCTGGCTGATATTCCTAGTTCTCCTCATGCATTGCCTTAATATCTTACTGATCCGTCTGGTGGGGGTCCAGTTTCCCTTCTGGGAAACCAAAGTGTCAAATGCAAATGCAGGAGCTGCAGATCTCATGTACTGA
- the LOC143477972 gene encoding uncharacterized protein LOC143477972, with protein MIGQFYCHLKLGARTTSSFGVRMVPYFRLVCGSMKFTRCLLEFPKFTINDVRRIVRASSTTPQSKLEKGFKFYVSSYLCNFEVSGKSKANEITVRAHCYRSMKKTDMPHQLRTAHYSESGMSVVPPVLSCTQTEQKWHKPRTMGVKPGSVDAMVVLKPKPGATTASGVRSTLFKGYSGELPHPATLNPGPVYAGMKADSLPLICTMNISPDKQLVDSIFGKAPAVKLLRKEVWRKARHCFLRDVFP; from the exons atgattggtcaattttactgtcatttgaaactaggtgcacgcaccacttcctcgtttggtgtaaggatggtaccatatttccggttggtatgcgggtctatgaaattcacaaggtgcctcttGGAGTTCCCGAAGTTTACcatcaacgatgtgcgtcgtattgtcagagcatcaagtacaacgccacagagtaaacttgaaaagggtttcaagttctacgtttcatcctacctctgcaattttgaag tatcaggcaaaagtaaggctaacgagataacagtgagggctcactgctacagatctatgaagaaaacagatatgccacaccagctgaga actgctcattattctgaatctggcatgtctgtcgtccctcctgtcctttcatgcacacagacagaacagaagtggcataaaccacgaacaatg ggggtgaagcctggatccgtggatgccatggttgtcctaaagccaaaaccaggtgctactacagccagtggagttag aagtacacttttcaagggctacagcggtgagctcccacacccggccaccctcaatcctggaccagtctacgctggaatgaaagcagattctcttccactcatctgcacaatgaacatctctccTGACAAGCaacttgtggactccatctttgggaag GCTCCAGCTGTGAAGTTGCTCAGAAAAGAAGTCTGGAGAAAAGCAAGACACTGTTTCTTGAGAGACGTTTTCCCATGA
- the LOC143478286 gene encoding uncharacterized protein LOC143478286, whose product MRTPVKEPVKEPARTPTRAPSRAPVRAPMRAPMRAPARAPMGAPARAPMRAPARAPMGAPARAPMGAPMRAPARAPMRAPGDQLILEEDYDENYIPSEQDIHDFARQIGIDPEREPELLWLAREVAVAPLPPEWKPCQDVTGEVYYFNFSTGQSTWDHPCDEHYRQLVAQERERAHHGRTASAISGSGSTGTRKNKEKKKKKKKEKKKEKKKKEPEGLKAPRLLAPLAPLRGMCDLSVPGLRGSLGNSTDLHPLKSSLGNKPYIRHWR is encoded by the exons ATGAGGACACCAGTGAAGGAACCAGTGAAGGAACCAGCTAGGACACCAACGAGGGCACCATCAAGGGCACCAGTGAGGGCACCAATGAGGGCACCAATGAGGGCACCAGCGAGGGCACCAATGGGGGCACCAGCGAGGGCACCAATGAGGGCACCAGCGAGGGCACCAATGGGGGCACCAGCGAGGGCACCAATGGGGGCACCAATGAGGGCACCAGCGAGGGCACCAATGAGGGCACCAGGAGACCAGTTGATCCTGGAAGAGGATTATGATGAGAATTATATCCCATCTGAACAAG ATATCCATGATTTTGCCAGACAAATTGGCATTGACCCTGAGAGGGAGCCAGAGCTCCTATGGCTGGCCAGAGAGGTGGCTGTAGCCCCACTACCTCCTGAATGGAAACCCTG TCAGGATGTGACTGGAGAAGTTTATTACTTCAACTTCTCCACGGGCCAGTCCACCTGGGACCACCCCTGTGATGAGCACTACCGCCAACTAGTGGCCCAGGAGCGGGAGCGTGCTCACCACGGCCGGACTGCCTCTGCCATCTCAGGCTCCGGCTCCACAGGAACCAGAAAgaacaaggagaagaagaagaagaagaagaaagagaagaagaaggagaaaaaaaagaaggaaccagagggactgaaggccccaaga ctgctggctcctctggctccactgagaggaatgtgtgacctttcagttccaggactgcgaggttccctgggcaactccacagaccttcatcctttaaagtcctcactaggg AACAAACCCTACATACGTCACTGGAGGTAA